From the Astatotilapia calliptera chromosome 6, fAstCal1.2, whole genome shotgun sequence genome, one window contains:
- the htt gene encoding huntingtin isoform X6: protein MATMEKLMKAFESLKSFQQQQGPPTAEELAQRQKKEQAATKKDRVTHCLTICENIVAQSLRTSPEFQKLLGIAMEMFLLCSDDSESDVRMVADECLNKIIKALMDSNLPRLQLELYKEIKKNGASRSLRAALWRFAELAHLIRPQKCRPYLVNLLPCLTRITKRQEETVQETLATAMPKIMSALGHFANDGEIKVLLKAFVANLKSSSPTIRRTAASSAVSICQHSRRTSYFYTWLLNVLLGLLVPVDDEHPSHLILGVLLTLRYLMPLLQQHVNSTSLKGSFGVMRKEADVQPTPEQLLQVYELTLHYTQHWDHNVVTAALELLQQVFRTPPPELLHMLITAGSIPHATVFRQDTENRSRSGSILEFIGKMLSGEEDGLEDDPERTEVTTGAFTASVVGADGSSAAQVDIITEQPRSSQHALQPGDSVDLSASSEQGGGGGGTSTSGTPESPNDNEEEMLSRSSSGGANVTPETADYTTPENATPEGGPLGESGTLLGTNDRSLPPSDSSQTTTEGPDSAVTPSDVAELVLDGSESQYSGMQIGTLQDEEDEGTAPSSQEEPQEPFLQSALALSKPHLFDGRGHNRQGSDSSVDRFIPKDEPAEPEPDNKPSRIKGPIGHYTDHSAEPLVHCVRLLAASFLLTGQKNGLIPDKEVRVSVKALALSCVGAAAALHPEAFFNSLYLEPLDGVPVVEQQYISDVLGLIDHGDPQIRGATAILCAAIIQAALTKTRFNIHTWLASVQSATGNPLSLVDLVPLLQKTLKDESSVTCKMACSAVRHCITTICSSTLSEIGLQLVIDLFALKDCGYWLVRTELLETLAELDFRLVNFLERKTETLHKGDHHYTGRLRLQDRVLNDVVIHLLGDDDPRVRHVAASVVRRLVSRLFYDCDQGQVDPVVAIARDQSSVYLQLLMHETQPPSQFTVSTITRTYRGYNMSNTISDVTLENNLSRVVAAVSHALTSSTSRALTFGCCEALCLLASNFPVGNWSTGWHCGYVSSNSNFSSRSSLNRSRGRTLSLSQPSSAPASSTTSSAPDAERRTLTVGIANTVLSLLSSAWFPLDLSAHQDALLLSGNLIAAVAPKCMRNPWVGEEEGSSGTSSGGPSKLEEPWAALSERSLVVMVEQLFSHLLKVLNICAHVLDDTPPGPAMKATLPSLSNTPSLSPIRRKGKEKEVADPSATPMSPKKGSEANTGRPTDSTGSTTVNKSTTFGNFYHLPPYLKLHDVLKATHANYKVTLDLHSSQEKFGSFLRATLDVLSQLLELATLHDIGKCVEEILGYLKSCFSREPTMATVCVQQLLKTLFGNNLASQYEGVLSGPSRSQGKALRLGSSSLRPGLYHYCFMAPYTHFTQALADASLRNMVQAEQDQDTSGWFDVMQKASNQLRSSITNAARHRGDKNAIHNHIRLFEPLVIKALKQYTTSTSVALQRQVLDLLAQLVQLRVNYCLLDSDQVFIGFVLKQFEYIEVGQFRDSEAIIPNIFFFLVLLSYERYHSKQIISIPKIIQLCDGIMASGRKAVTHAIPALQPIVHDLFVLRGSNKADAGKELDTQKEVVVSMLLRLVQYHQVLEMFILVLQQCHKENEDKWKRLSRQIADVILPMIAKQQMHLDSPEALGVLNTLFETVAPSSLRPVDMLLKSMFTIPATMASVATVQLWVSGILAVLRVLVSQSTEDIVLSRVHELALSPNLLSCHAIRRLHQHSPSPNDPPAADTIYKQETNGETQKAPPEETFARFLLQLVGVLLDDISTRQVKVEITEQQHTFYCQQLGTLLMCLIHVFKSGMFRRITAAASRLLKGENGQTVTEANLFYPLEGLNSMVQCLITTHPSLVLLWCQVLLIINYTNYSWWAEVHQTPRRHSLSSTKLLSPHSSGEGEEDKPESQLAMVNREIVRRGAVILFCDYVCQNLHDSEHLTWLIVNHVRDLISLSHEPPVQDFISAVHRNSAASGLFIQAIQSRCDNLTTPTMLKKTLQCLEGIHLSQSGSLLMLYVDKLLNTPFRVLARMVDTLACRRVEMLLAETLQNSIAQLPVEELDRIQEYLQNSGLAQRHQRFYSLLDRFRATVVDTSSPTPPVTSHPLDGDPPPAPELVIADKEWYVALVKSQCCLRGDVSLLETTELLTKLPPADLFSVMSCKEFNLSLLCPCLSMGMQRLARGQGSLLLETALQVTLEQLAGVTGSLPAPHQSFLPPSQPQPYWDQLGDVYDEPGFYPRVLSLCRALSQYLLSVSQLPSSLHIPSDKEHLITTFTCTATEVVVWRLLQDRLPLSVDLQWALSCLCLALQQPCVWNKLSTPEYTTHTCSLIYCLRLIIVAVAVSPGDQLLHQEKKMAKGEKDDGDQVDAAHADHMCEWQACEIMAELVEGLPSILSLGHRRNSILPTFLTPTLRNIVISLSRLPLVNSYTRVPPLVWKLGWSPQPGGEFGTTLPEIPVDFLQEKDVFREFLYRINTLGWSSRTQFEETWATLLGVLVTQPITKDQEEDPQQEEDLERTQLNVLAVQAITSLVLSAMTLPTPGNPAVSCLEQQPRNKSLKALETRFGRKLAVIRGEVEREIQALVSKRDNVHTYHPYHAWDPVPSLSAASAAGTLISHEKLLLQINTEREMGNMEYKLGQVSIHSVWLGNNITPLREEEWGEDEEDEADTPAPTSPPLSPINSRKHRAGVDIHSCSQFLLELYSQWLIPSSPSNRRTPTILVSEVVRSLLAVSDLFTERNQFDMMFSTLMELQKHHPPEDEILNQYLVPAICKAAAVLGMDKVIAEPVCRLLETTLRSTHLPSRMGALHGVLYVLECDLLDDTAKQLIPTVSEYLLSNLKAVAHCVNLHNQQHVLVMCAVAFYMMENYPLDVGAEFMAGIIQLCGVMVSASEDSTPSIIYHCVLRGLERLLLSEQLSRMDGEALVKLSVDRVNMPSPHRAMAALGLMLTCMYTAVLTSGSDVTGVRGQVDSAVSEAVGVTAGHVGFSSGKEKASPASRPAHSDPQAPDSESIIVAMERVSVLFDRIRKGLPSEARVVSRILPQFLDDFFPPQDVMNKVIGEFLSNQQPYPQFMATVVYKVFQTLHATGQSSMVRDWVLLSLSNFTQRTPVAMAMWSLSCFFVSASTSQWISALLPHVISRMGSSEVVDVNLFCLVAMDFYRHQIDEELDRRAFQSVFETVASPGSPYYQLLGCLQSVHQDTSL, encoded by the exons atggccaccatggagAAATTGATGAAGGCCTTTGAGTCTCTGAAGTcattccagcagcagcagggaccACCGACCGCCGAGGAGCTCGCTCAGAGGCA AAAAAAGGAGCAAGCTGCCACAAAGAAGGACAGGGTGACCCACTGTCTGACAATATGTGAAAACATTGTGGCTCAGTCACTGAG AACATCTCCAgagtttcagaaactgcttgGCATTGCCATGGAGATGTTCCTGCTCTGCAGTGATGACAGTGAATCAGATGTTCGGATGGTAGCCGATGAGTGCctgaacaaaataatcaaa GCACTGATGGACTCCAACTTGCCTAGACTGCAGCTGGAATTgtacaaagaaattaaaaag AATGGTGCCTCTCGGAGTCTGAGGGCAGCTTTATGGAGGTTTGCTGAGCTTGCCCACCTCATCAGACCGCAGAAATGCAG ACCTTACCTGGTCAACCTGTTGCCGTGCCTCACCAGAATCACAAAGCGGCAGGAAGAGACTGTGCAGGAGACACTTGCTACAGCAATGCCCAAGATCATGTCTGCCCTGGGACACTTTGCCAATGATGGTGAAATCAAG GTGCTGCTGAAGGCATTTGTGGCTAATCTGAAGTCCAGCTCCCCGACCATTAGACGGACAGCAGCCAGTTCAGCTGTTAGTATTTGCCAGCACTCCAGACGCACCAGCTACTTCTACACCTGGCTCCTTAATGTGCTTCTGG GTCTGTTGGTTCCGGTGGATGATGAACACCCCAGCCATCTAATACTGGGGGTGCTGCTAACCCTTCGTTACCTGATGCCTCTGCTGCAGCAGCATGTCAACTCCACTAGTCTTAAAGGAAGCTTTGGTGTCATGAGAAAGGAAGCTGATGTACAGCCAACACCCGAACAACTGCTGCAG GTGTATGAGCTAACCCTACACTACACACAGCACTGGGATCACAATGtggtcacagctgctctggagctgctgcagcaggTCTTCAGGACTCCCCCACCAGAGCTTCTGCATATGCTCATTACTGCTGGTAGCATCCCACATGCCACCGTTTTTCGTCAGGACACTGAGAACCGCTCACGTTCTGGCAGCATCCTTGAATTCATTG GTAAAATGCTCTCTGGAGAGGAGGATGGGTTGGAGGATGACCCTGAGAGGACTGAGGTCACAACTGGTGCTTTCACAG CATCAGTTGTTGGTGCAGACGGCTCTTCTGCAGCCCAGGTGGACATCATCACTGAACAGCCTCGGTCTTCCCAGCATGCTCTGCAGCCTGGTGATTCTGTGGACCTCAGTGCCTCCTCAGAACAGGGTGGTGGCGGAGGTGGGACATCTACATCAGGCACTCCAGAGTCACCCAATGACAACGAGGAGGAAATGCTGAGTCGGAGCTCCAGTGGTGGGGCAAATGTTACCCCAGAGACTGCTGACTACACCACCCCAGAGAATGCGACTCCAGAGGGAGGGCCTCTAGGAGAAAGTGGGACACTGCTAGGCACTAATGATCGCTCACTTCCACCCAGCGACTCCTCCCAAACCACCACAGAGGGACCGGACTCAGCTGTCACCCCTTCGGATGTAGCAGAACTG GTTCTGGATGGCAGTGAGAGTCAGTACTCTGGAATGCAGATTGGAACACTACAGGATGAAGAAGATGAAGGAACAGCACCTTCTTCCCAAGAAGAACCCCAAGAACCATTCCTGCAGTCAGCACTTG CTCTTAGCAAGCCTCATCTCTTCGACGGCCGCGGTCACAACCGGCAGGGTTCAGACAGCAGTGTGGACCGTTTCATACCAAAGGATGAACCTGCTGAACCCGAGCCCGATAATAAG CCATCACGCATAAAAGGTCCAATTGGGCACTATACAGACCACAGTGCGGAGCCACTAGTGCACTGTGTCCGGCTTCTTGCTGCTTCCTTCCTACTAACAGGACAAAAAAATG GCTTGATTCCTGACAAAGAGGTGCGAGTAAGTGTGAAAGCCTTGGctctcagctgtgttggagcagCGGCAGCGCTGCATCCCGAAGCCTTCTTTAACTCCCTCTATTTGGAGCCGCTGGACGGCGTTCCAGTTGTAG AGCAACAATATATTAGTGATGTCCTGGGCCTCATTGACCATGGAGACCCCCAGATTAGAGGAGCTACAGCTATCCTATGTGCAGCCATCATACAGGCTGCGCTCACCAAAACACGTTTCAACATACACACTTGGCTGGCCAGTGTGCAGAGTGCAACAG GTAACCCACTGTCCCTGGTGGACTTGGTGCCTTTGCTTCAGAAGACTTTGAAAGATGAATCCTCTGTCACCTGCAAGATGGCTTGCTCTGCAGTGAGG cACTGCATCACGACTATTTGCAGCAGTACCCTGAGTGAGATTGGCCTGCAGTTGGTGATTGACCTCTTTGCGCTGAAGGACTGCGGCTATTGGCTTGTTCGCACTGAGCTCTTGGAAACTCTGGCAGAATTAGACTTCCG ATTAGTTAATTTTTTGGAGAGGAAAACTGAGACTTTACATAAAGGAGATCATCACTACACTGGG CGTCTGCGGCTGCAAGATAGAGTCCTGAATGATGTGGTCATACATCTGTTGGGAGATGACGATCCAAGAGTACGGCACGTGGCTGCCTCTGTGGTCAGAAG ACTAGTTTCCAGGTTGTTCTATGACTGTGACCAGGGCCAGGTTGACCCAGTGGTAGCAATCGCCCGAGACCAGAGTTCAGTCTATCTGCAGCTGCTTATGCATGAGACACAACCCCCATCCCAGTTCACAGTTAGCACAATCACAAG GACATACCGAGGCTACAACATGTCCAACACTATCTCTGATGTCACGTTGGAGAACAACTTGTCCAGAGTAGTTGCTGCCGTCTCGCATGCTTTGACCTCGTCTACCTCCAGAGCTCTAACT TTTGGCTGCTGTGAGGCTTTGTGCCTTCTAGCTTCAAATTTTCCAGTGGGCAATTGGAGCACAGGCTGGCACTGTGGCTACGTTAGCTCCAATAGCAACTTTTCATCCCGTTCTAGTCTTAACCGCAGTAGGGGCAGAACCCTCAG TTTATCACAGCCTAGCAGTGCTCCAGCCTCTTCAACCACCTCATCTGCACCAGATGCAGAGCGGAGGACTCTGACTGTAGGAATTGCCAACACAGTGCTCTCCTTATTGTCTTCTGCCTGGTTTCCACTGGATCTCTCTGCGCATCAGGATGCACTGTTACTTTCTGGAAACCTCATAGCTG CTGTGGCTCCTAAATGTATGCGCAATCCCTGGGTTGGGGAGGAAGAAGGCAGCAGTGGGACCAGTAGTGGAGGCCCAAGTAAGTTGGAGGAACCCTGGGCCGCGCTATCAGAACGCTCCCTGGTGGTCATGGTGGAGCAACTCTTTTCCCATCTGCTGAAGGTCCTCAACATCTGTGCCCATGTGTTGGATGATACACCACCAGGACCAGCAATGAAG GCCACTCTCCCCTCCCTGAGCAACACCCCCTCCCTCAGTCCCATTCGTAGGAAAGGCAAGGAGAAGGAGGTTGCCGACCCCAGTGCCACCCCTATGAGCCCAAAGAAAGGCAGTGAGGCCAACACAG GTAGGCCAACAGACAGTACAGGCTCAACAACTGTAAACAAATCGACCACCTTTGGCAACTTCTACCACCTGCCTCCCTACCTCAAGCTCCATGATGTGCTCAAAGCTACGCATGCCAACTATAAG GTTACGTTGGACCTTCACAGTAGCCAAGAAAAGTTTGGAAGTTTCCTGCGCGCTACATTAGATGTTCTTTCTCAGCTGCTGGAGTTAGCCACACTTCATGACATCGGGAAG tgtgTGGAGGAAATTTTGGGCTACCTCAAGTCCTGCTTCTCCAGAGAACCAACCATGGCCACAGTTTGTGTGCAACAG CTGTTGAAGACACTATTTGGGAACAACCTGGCCTCCCAGTATGAGGGCGTGTTGAGTGGACCCAGTCGGTCCCAGGGCAAAGCTCTACGTCTTGGCTCTTCCAGCTTGCGGCCAGGACTCTACCACTACTGCTTCATGGCTCCATACACTCACTTCACCCAGGCTCTTGCTGATGCAAGCCTCCGTAACATGGTGCAGGCTGAACAGGATCAGGATACCTCTGG aTGGTTTGATGTAATGCAAAAAGCATCCAATCAACTGAGATCCAGCATCACAAATGCAGCGCGTCACAGAGGAGACAAG AATGCCATTCATAACCACATTCGACTGTTTGAGCCGTTGGTGATCAAAGCTTTGAAGCAGTATACCACCAGCACATCTGTGGCGCTGCAAAGACAAGTACTGGACCTGCTTGCTCAGCTTGTGCAGCTCAGAGTCAACTACTGCCTGCTAGACTCAGACCAG GTGTTCATTGGCTTTGTCCTGAAACAGTTTGAGTACATTGAAGTGGGGCAGTTCAG AGATTCAGAGGCCATCATTCCCAACATCTTTTTCTTCCTGGTGCTGCTGTCTTATGAACGCTACCACTCCAAGCAGATTATCAGCATTCCCAAGATCATCCAGCTGTGTGATGGCATTATGGCAAGTGGCAGAAAAGCTGTCACACATG CCATCCCAGCCTTGCAGCCTATAGTTCACGATCTGTTTGTCTTGAGGGGCTCAAACAAAGCTGATGCAGGCAAGGAGCTGGATACACAGAAAGAAGTTGTGGTCTCCATGCTGCTAAGACTTGTGCAGTACCATCAG GTGTTGGAGATGTTCATTCTTGTACTGCAGCAGTGTCACAAAGAGAATGAAGACAAGTGGAAGAGATTATCCAGACAGATTGCAGACGTCATACTTCCCATGATTGCCAAGCAGCAG ATGCATCTGGACTCTCCAGAGGCATTAGGAGTATTAAACACTCTGTTTGAGACGGTGGCACCCTCCTCTCTCAGACCTGTTGACATGCTGCTCAAGAGTATGTTCACCATCCCAGCCACCATG GCATCTGTAGCTACAGTCCAGCTGTGGGTATCTGGTATCCTGGCAGTGCTTAGGGTACTGGTCTCGCAGTCCACTGAAGACATTGTGCTTTCCCGTGTCCATGAGCTGGCACTCTCTCCAAATCTCCTCTCTTGCCACGCTATCCGCCGCCTGCATCAGCATAGCCCCTCCCCAAACGACCCGCCTGCTGCTGACACAATCTACAAACAGGAAACTAATGGTGAAACGCAAAAGGCTCCACCTGAGGAAACATTTGCCAG ATTCCTTCTCCAGCTTGTAGGTGTGTTGTTGGATGACATTTCAACCAGGCAGGTTAAAGTAGAGATCACTGAGCAGCAGCACACCTTCTACTGCCAGCAGCTGGGCACGCTGCTCATGTGTCTCATACATGTCTTCAAAAGTG GAATGTTTCGCAGGATCACAGCTGCAGCCAGCCGTCTCCTGAAGGGTGAGAATGGACAGACAGTCACAGAGGCCAACCTCTTCTACCCCTTAGAAGGTCTTAACAGCATGGTACAGTGCCTCATCACCACCCACCCATCCCTTGTGCTCCTCTGGTGCCAAGTTCTTCTCATCATTAACTACACCAACTACTCTTGGTGGGCTGAGGTTCATCAGACACCCAG aCGACACAGTCTCTCATCCACAAAGCTGCTGAGCCCTCATTCCTCAGGGGAAGGTGAAGAGGACAAGCCTGAGTCCCAGTTAGCAATGGTTAACAGAGAGATTGTACGCAGGGGAGCTGTAATCCTCTTCTGTGACTATGTG TGTCAGAATCTCCATGACTCGGAGCATCTCACCTGGCTGATTGTCAATCATGTTCGTGACCTCATCAGCCTTTCCCATGAGCCGCCAGTGCAGGACTTCATAAGTGCTGTCCACCGCAACTCTGCTGCCAGTGGCCTCTTCATCCAGGCCATCCAATCCCGCTGTGACAACCTCACTACT CCTACCATGTTGAAAAAGACCTTGCAGTGTTTGGAAGGCATCCACCTTAGTCAGTCTGGATCTCTACTGATGCTATATGTTGACAAGCTTCTTAATACACCCTTTCGCGTTTTGGCTCGCATGGTGGACACACTGGCGTGTCGCAGGGTAGAGATGTTGCTGGCTGAGACCTTACAG AACAGCATAGCACAGCTTCCTGTGGAGGAACTGGATAGGATCCAAGAATATCTCCAGAACAGTGGTTTAGCTCAGAG ACATCAGAGGTTCTACTCCCTGCTGGACAGGTTCAGAGCCACTGTTGTTGACACAAGCAGTCCCACTCCTCCAGTGACATCACATCCCTTGGACGGGGATCCTCCGCCCGCTCCTGAGTTGGTCATTGCAGACAAG gaGTGGTATGTGGCTCTGGTGAAGTCTCAGTGCTGTCTCCGTGGAGATGTTTCCCTGTTGGAGACGACAGAACTTCTTACCAAACTACCTCCTGCTGATCTCTTCAGTGTCATGAGCTGCAAG gagTTCAATCTAAGCCTTCTCTGTCCATGCTTGAGTATGGGAATGCAGCGGTTAGCACGCGGTCAGGGGTCACTTTTGTTGGAGACAGCGCTGCAGGTGACCCTCGAACAACTAGCAGGGGTCACCGGGTCACTTCCTGCACCTCACCAGTCTTTTCTGCCACCGTCCCAACCCCAGCCCTACTGGGACCAGCTGGGTGATGTGTATG ATGAACCAGGGTTCTACCCCAGAGTTTTGTCACTCTGTAGAGCACTATCTCAATACCTGCTAAGTGTGAGCCAGCTCCCTTCTTCACTACATATTCCCTCAGACAAGGAGCACCTCATCACCACCTTCACCTGCACTGCCACTGAG GTTGTAGTGTGGCGTCTGCTCCAGGACCGGCTGCCCCTGAGCGTGGACTTGCAGTGGGCACTTTCTTGCCTGTGTCTGGCGTTGCAGCAGCCCTGCGTCTGGAACAAGCTCTCCACCCCAGAGTACACCACCCATACCTGCTCCCTCATTTACTGCCTTCGCCTTATTATTGTTGCAG TGGCTGTGAGTCCTGGTGACCAGTTGCTGCATCAAGAGAAGAAAATggcaaaaggagaaaaagatgaTGGAGACCAAGTGGATGCAGCACATGCTGACC ACATGTGTGAGTGGCAAGCATGTGAGATCATGGCTGAGCTGGTGGAGGGTCTGCCGAGCATCCTTTCGCTTGGTCATCGTAGAAACTCCATTTTACCCACTTTTCTCACACCAACATTGCGCAACATTGTTATCAGTCTGTCTCGGCTTCCTCTGGTCAACAGCTACACCAGAGTACCTCCACTG GTTTGGAAACTGGGCTGGTCCCCTCAGCCAGGAGGAGAGTTCGGCACAACGCTGCCTGAGATCCCTGTGGACTTCCTTCAGGAAAAGGATGTCTTCAGAGAGTTTCTTTACCGTATCAATACGTTGG GCTGGAGCAGCAGGACTCAATTTGAGGAGACCTGGGCTACTCTACTAGGGGTGCTGGTCACCCAACCCATCACTAAAGACCAGGAGGAGGACCCGCAACAGGAG GAGGACTTGGAGCGTACCCAGTTGAATGTGTTAGCAGTGCAAGCCATCACCAGCCTGGTGCTGAGTGCCATGACCCTTCCCACTCCTGGCAACCCAGCAGTTAGCTGTCTGGAACAGCAGCCTCGCAACAAGAGCCTAAAAGCCCTGGAAACACG GTTTGGAAGGAAACTTGCAGTGATTAGAGGTGAGGTGGAGAGAGAGATTCAAGCGCTTGTGTCAAAAAGGGACAACGTCCATACATACCACCCATACCATGCCTGGGATCCTGTGCCCTCACTATCAGCAGCTTCTGCAG CAGGTACGCTGATCAGCCATGAGAAACTGCTCCTTCAGATcaacacagagagggagatgggcAACATGGAATACAAACTGGGGCAG GTCTCCATCCATTCAGTGTGGTTGGGTAACAACATCACGCCTCTCAGGGAGGAAGAGTGGGGTGAGGATGAAGAAGATGAGGCAGACACTCCGGCGCCCACCTCCCCACCTTTATCTCCTATAAACTCTAG AAAACACCGTGCAGGCGTGGATATTCATTCATGTTCTCAGTTTCTCCTGGAGCTCTACAGCCAGTGGCTGATCCCCAGCTCTCCAAGTAACAGGAGAACCCCAACCATCCTCGTCAGTGAAGTGGTCCGATCG CTGCTGGCAGTGTCAGATCTGTTCACAGAAAGGAATCAGTTTGATATGATGTTCTCCACCCTGATGGAGCTGCAGAAGCACCATCCACCCGAGGATGAGATCTTGAATCAGTACCTTGTGCCGGCCATCTGCAAGGCAGCAGCTGTTTTGGGCATG GACAAGGTAATAGCCGAGCCCGTGTGTCGCCTTTTGGAGACGACCCTGCGCAGCACTCACCTTCCCAGCCGCATGGGAGCCCTGCATGGGGTGCTCTATGTGTTGGAATGTGACCTTCTGGATGACACAGCTAAACAGCTCATCCCCACTGTCTCTGAGTACCTTCTATCGAACCTCAAGGCTGTTGCTCA CTGTGTGAACCTGCATAACCAGCAGCATGTGTTGGTGATGTGTGCAGTGGCTTTCTACATGATGGAGAACTATCCTTTAGATGTGGGAGCTGAATTTATGGCTGGAATAATACag TTATGTGGCGTGATGGTGTCAGCCAGCGAGGACTCCACTCCCTCCATCATCTATCACTGCGTGCTTCGTGGTCTTGAGCGCCTCCTTCTGTCAGAGCAGTTGTCACGGATGGACGGTGAAGCGCTGGTCAAACTCAGCGTGGATAGAGTCAACATGCCATCTCCACACAGAGCCATGGCTGCTCTGGGCCTCATGCTTACCTGCATGTATACTG